One Halobacterium zhouii genomic region harbors:
- a CDS encoding DNA cytosine methyltransferase, which translates to MGDENYKIVDLFCGAGGFSFGFDHPEQLNGLGKLGYEELGWETEGFKTIYALDDYEAATETIEKNFDCAVENSKIQDIDTFSTWDDADVVLGGPPCQGFSQLNSTKTEDLDDERNHLWKEYFRAVEDINPEVFVVENVPRFLDSPAGKGLVELAEEHDYTTVVGKLDAADYGVPQHRKRAFVIGSKQGTPFLPTPTREPTKTVRQAIGDLPMYATDENLHNSRNFSELTKERMKKVPRGGNRHDIPRYLLPNCWKDYEDGGTDLFGRLRWNEPSVTIRTSFHKPMKGRHLHPEAGLERTITLREGARLQTFPDDFEFGTPYQVHTARLIGNAVPPKLAYHIAKAVKSHLQGEEGKLVKSQDFDHGEFLEAERQPVLE; encoded by the coding sequence ATGGGAGACGAAAACTATAAAATAGTTGACTTGTTCTGCGGCGCAGGTGGGTTTTCGTTCGGGTTTGACCATCCAGAGCAACTAAACGGGCTCGGCAAACTCGGATACGAGGAATTGGGCTGGGAAACTGAGGGCTTCAAAACCATCTATGCCCTTGACGATTACGAGGCAGCAACAGAAACGATTGAGAAGAACTTCGACTGTGCTGTAGAGAACTCGAAAATACAGGATATAGATACTTTCTCAACTTGGGATGATGCTGATGTTGTCCTAGGGGGGCCTCCATGCCAAGGATTTTCTCAGTTGAACAGTACGAAAACAGAGGACCTCGACGACGAGCGAAACCATCTTTGGAAGGAATACTTTCGCGCAGTTGAGGATATTAACCCAGAAGTCTTCGTCGTTGAGAATGTGCCACGGTTCCTAGATTCACCGGCTGGAAAAGGGCTCGTGGAATTGGCGGAAGAACATGATTATACGACCGTAGTCGGAAAGCTCGATGCAGCAGACTATGGTGTTCCCCAACATCGTAAGCGGGCATTCGTAATTGGCAGCAAGCAGGGGACGCCGTTTCTCCCAACTCCCACCCGGGAGCCAACTAAGACTGTTAGGCAAGCCATCGGTGATCTGCCGATGTATGCGACTGACGAGAATCTCCATAACTCCCGGAACTTCAGTGAGTTGACCAAGGAACGAATGAAGAAGGTACCGAGGGGAGGGAACAGGCACGATATTCCACGTTATCTATTACCGAACTGCTGGAAGGATTACGAAGACGGGGGAACAGACTTGTTTGGAAGACTTCGCTGGAATGAACCTTCAGTAACAATCCGGACCTCCTTCCACAAACCGATGAAAGGCAGGCATCTCCATCCTGAAGCAGGTCTAGAGCGAACGATAACCCTTCGAGAGGGAGCGAGACTCCAGACGTTCCCCGACGATTTCGAGTTCGGGACACCGTATCAGGTTCACACTGCACGACTCATCGGGAATGCAGTCCCTCCAAAACTCGCCTATCATATTGCAAAGGCAGTGAAGTCCCACCTCCAAGGGGAGGAGGGAAAATTAGTGAAGAGCCAGGATTTCGACCACGGGGAGTTCCTCGAAGCGGAACGCCAACCTGTTCTCGAATAG
- a CDS encoding alpha/beta fold hydrolase, translated as MPVAQCNGADLYYEEQGAGPPIVFLHGAFAGLRFFEPQLVGLSEEFHTVALDFRGHGRSEKTETGHTLPQHARDLQVFLEQLNLTDVAVVGWSMGALVSWEYVNQFGTERIRALVDVDMEPSPFQREDYEFGTYMVEGLRDALDGIQSNPLELTDDSIEALLKDPPSRERRNMMFDEQTRTPPSVQGSMLLDAMRDYRDVLPEIDVPTLVCAGADEKWRGVANVRYAAELIPDVQFELFEQSGHCLTIEEPERFNRVLAKFLDSD; from the coding sequence ATGCCAGTCGCCCAGTGCAACGGAGCCGACCTGTATTACGAGGAACAGGGAGCGGGGCCACCGATCGTGTTCCTTCACGGAGCGTTTGCCGGTCTGAGATTCTTCGAACCGCAGTTGGTCGGACTCAGTGAGGAGTTCCACACGGTCGCGCTCGATTTCAGAGGACACGGGCGGTCGGAGAAGACGGAGACAGGCCACACGCTTCCGCAACACGCCCGCGATCTTCAGGTCTTCCTCGAACAGCTCAACCTGACAGACGTCGCGGTGGTGGGTTGGTCGATGGGAGCGCTCGTTTCGTGGGAGTACGTCAACCAGTTCGGTACCGAGCGGATACGCGCGCTGGTCGACGTCGATATGGAACCCTCGCCGTTCCAACGAGAGGACTACGAGTTCGGGACGTACATGGTCGAGGGTTTGCGGGACGCTCTCGACGGAATCCAGTCGAACCCGCTGGAACTCACCGACGATTCGATCGAGGCACTACTCAAAGACCCGCCGTCGAGGGAACGCAGAAACATGATGTTCGACGAACAAACGCGAACGCCGCCGTCAGTGCAGGGCTCGATGCTCCTCGACGCGATGCGGGATTACCGGGACGTGCTTCCCGAGATCGACGTTCCGACCCTCGTCTGTGCGGGAGCGGACGAGAAATGGCGAGGCGTAGCCAACGTGAGATACGCGGCCGAACTCATCCCGGACGTACAGTTCGAACTGTTCGAACAGAGCGGACACTGTCTCACCATCGAGGAACCCGAGCGGTTCAATCGAGTCCTCGCCAAATTTCTCGACTCGGATTGA
- a CDS encoding SIR2 family protein translates to MDSFGEYQERVTNDIKEVVGSRPVQPILFAGSGLSKRYFSAPGWDNLLKQMASDCPKLDHNYGYYRQDRDPPEMGSLLADYYAQWAWDRNESKFSEMQLKFDDNSDTYLKTEIADYFSNLTPESPEDLSQDDVDEGFEVENLTEEIRALREIQPHAIITTNYDQFIGNIFNHNEEEEEPKYDVIVGEKILRTPHRSVGEILKIHGSSTNPDSLILTSEDYKEFVSRKRYLSSKMLTYFAEHPLLIVGYSASDTNIRSILSWVNQLLPDDQIIADDIYFLQFDRDVESRESYPRHKRIQLNEDQSIAVKCIVARDFKWVFEAFASGEGFEVDVRYLRKLLANTYEVVRSKSSGERVVDHQRIEEAAESQDELETVLGISADGTNAGFLFDHHLSPEELYEELELSGRAHEFKQEVLAPIYEESEMNLTGFNNKFHVAFFNDSVTYRRYSSAGVDLFRKVKEGEDFEIRIPESRVPEDHEDRGLQISSFI, encoded by the coding sequence ATGGACAGTTTTGGCGAATACCAAGAGCGGGTAACTAACGACATCAAGGAGGTTGTAGGTTCACGGCCAGTTCAGCCAATACTTTTCGCTGGCTCAGGTCTTTCTAAGCGGTATTTCTCAGCACCTGGCTGGGACAATCTGTTGAAACAGATGGCATCAGATTGCCCAAAATTGGATCACAATTACGGATACTACCGACAGGACAGAGATCCTCCGGAGATGGGGTCCCTCCTAGCAGACTACTATGCACAATGGGCTTGGGATCGAAACGAGTCCAAGTTTTCTGAAATGCAACTGAAGTTTGATGACAACTCGGATACGTACTTGAAGACAGAGATTGCAGACTACTTCAGTAATTTAACCCCGGAATCGCCGGAAGATCTGTCTCAAGATGATGTTGACGAGGGATTTGAGGTGGAGAATTTAACTGAAGAGATTAGAGCCTTACGAGAGATTCAACCACACGCTATCATCACCACAAACTATGACCAATTCATCGGGAATATATTTAACCATAATGAGGAGGAAGAGGAACCAAAATACGACGTAATTGTCGGAGAGAAAATCCTTCGGACCCCTCACCGAAGCGTCGGAGAGATTCTCAAAATCCATGGTTCCTCTACAAATCCTGACTCCCTCATTTTAACCTCGGAAGATTATAAAGAGTTCGTCAGTAGAAAACGATATCTCAGCTCCAAAATGTTGACGTACTTTGCCGAACATCCACTATTGATTGTTGGATACAGTGCTTCAGACACTAACATCCGTTCTATCCTCTCTTGGGTGAATCAGTTGCTTCCAGATGACCAGATTATTGCTGACGACATCTATTTCCTACAGTTTGACCGCGATGTTGAATCACGTGAGTCGTATCCTCGGCATAAACGAATTCAGCTTAACGAAGACCAATCGATTGCTGTAAAATGTATCGTTGCGAGGGATTTCAAGTGGGTATTCGAGGCGTTTGCCAGTGGAGAGGGTTTCGAAGTTGATGTCCGGTATCTTCGTAAATTGCTTGCGAATACCTACGAGGTTGTTCGGTCAAAGTCATCTGGCGAAAGGGTTGTAGACCATCAGCGAATTGAGGAAGCAGCTGAGAGCCAAGATGAGCTAGAAACGGTTCTTGGAATTTCTGCCGATGGGACTAACGCGGGATTTCTTTTCGACCACCACCTCTCTCCGGAGGAACTCTATGAGGAACTCGAACTGTCAGGGAGGGCCCACGAATTCAAACAGGAAGTGCTAGCCCCAATATATGAGGAATCAGAAATGAACTTAACTGGGTTCAATAACAAGTTCCATGTTGCCTTTTTCAATGATTCTGTTACGTATAGACGATACTCAAGTGCCGGCGTCGACTTGTTTAGAAAGGTGAAGGAGGGTGAAGACTTCGAAATCCGTATTCCAGAATCTAGGGTTCCTGAGGATCATGAAGACCGTGGACTCCAAATAAGTAGTTTCATTTGA
- a CDS encoding PH domain-containing protein, producing MASDQTAADGRIEIFDDEELLHDIQPSFVGAMSALDWILVPVSFGAWLLVPYLRWKHTRYIITSNRLIDMQGSVTGSTTVETRYDDVSGDIRTSQGLLEKLVDKGTVEFEIERVRGESATEREFGERDGSQREMAIDRESIELNGIREYQAVSNTVRRLRNA from the coding sequence ATGGCCAGTGACCAGACTGCTGCCGATGGACGCATCGAAATTTTCGACGATGAAGAACTGCTGCACGACATCCAACCCTCGTTCGTGGGGGCCATGTCCGCGCTGGATTGGATACTGGTCCCCGTCTCCTTTGGCGCGTGGCTGCTGGTGCCGTACCTCAGATGGAAGCACACGAGGTACATCATCACCAGCAACCGGCTGATAGACATGCAGGGGAGTGTGACCGGGAGCACGACGGTGGAAACCCGATACGACGACGTGTCCGGGGATATTCGAACCAGCCAGGGGCTGCTCGAGAAGTTGGTGGACAAGGGCACCGTCGAGTTCGAGATTGAGCGGGTGCGGGGGGAGTCCGCCACGGAACGGGAGTTCGGTGAGCGAGACGGGTCCCAGCGCGAGATGGCCATCGACCGCGAGTCAATCGAACTGAACGGTATCCGGGAGTACCAGGCCGTGTCGAACACGGTTCGGCGATTACGGAACGCGTGA
- a CDS encoding tyrosine-type recombinase/integrase, producing the protein MSKELQPVSPANAVDLYLDSRRDDAAAWTVTSHEARLRPFVEWCQTEDIDNLNGLTGRDLYQYRVWRRDGEYSGADVEELAPATLKSALTTLRAFLRFCGNIEAVHEDLFEKVPIPALSNADEVSDSKMVPERAPPILKYLERYEYASRDHVIVLLMWHTGARLGGVRSLDLQDCDLDDSNPGVEYVHRPEQDTPLKNDEDSERFNRVSSEVARVLRDYIDGPRTDSTDEFHRDPLITTTHGRASPTTIRETIYKWTRPCFIGEGCPHDRDPDECEAMYYKQASKCPSSRSPHDWRKARVTKYRYDGIPRSIVSDQLNASEDVLDKHYDRASKRKRAERRWREIQR; encoded by the coding sequence GTGAGTAAGGAGTTGCAGCCCGTCTCTCCGGCAAACGCAGTCGACCTGTATCTCGACTCGCGGCGTGACGACGCCGCCGCGTGGACGGTGACCTCGCACGAAGCGCGACTCCGCCCGTTCGTGGAGTGGTGCCAGACCGAGGACATCGACAATCTGAACGGCCTTACCGGACGCGACCTCTACCAGTACCGCGTCTGGCGACGCGACGGCGAGTACAGTGGTGCCGACGTCGAGGAACTCGCCCCGGCGACCCTGAAAAGCGCGCTCACCACGCTTCGCGCGTTCTTGCGGTTCTGTGGGAACATCGAGGCCGTCCACGAGGACCTCTTCGAGAAGGTCCCGATTCCGGCGCTCTCGAACGCCGACGAGGTCTCGGACTCGAAGATGGTGCCCGAGCGCGCCCCGCCGATTCTGAAGTACCTCGAGCGCTACGAGTACGCCAGCCGCGACCACGTGATCGTCCTGCTCATGTGGCACACGGGCGCTCGCCTCGGCGGCGTCCGTTCGCTCGACCTCCAGGACTGCGACCTCGACGATAGCAACCCGGGCGTCGAGTACGTCCACCGGCCCGAGCAGGACACGCCCCTGAAGAACGACGAGGACAGCGAGCGGTTCAACCGAGTCAGCAGCGAGGTGGCTCGCGTTCTTCGGGACTACATCGACGGCCCGCGCACCGACTCGACCGACGAGTTCCACCGCGACCCACTGATCACGACTACTCACGGCCGCGCCTCGCCGACGACGATTCGCGAGACGATCTACAAGTGGACGCGTCCGTGCTTCATCGGCGAGGGGTGCCCACACGATCGCGACCCTGACGAGTGCGAGGCGATGTACTACAAGCAGGCGAGTAAGTGCCCGTCGTCGCGGAGCCCGCACGACTGGCGGAAAGCTCGCGTGACGAAGTACCGGTACGACGGCATCCCTCGGAGCATCGTCTCTGACCAGCTCAACGCCTCAGAGGACGTTTTGGACAAGCACTACGACCGCGCCTCGAAGCGCAAGCGCGCCGAGCGGCGCTGGCGAGAAATTCAGCGATAG
- a CDS encoding J domain-containing protein, whose product MTRVDWPRGFPRTGAGDRERNNSFRVSLATAFDDLETELNRLGVDEDGYRYSFDAQQRQTDQRPYARANPDDPGFALRWKMDGAQYAVACDAYTALRDNVRAIGLYLREKRKMEKRPVETGESEFANARLPPADKDIVVANSVRGAHDVLNVAPDASDDEVRAAYRERVKDAHPDNGGSDREFQRVRDAKEAMLGE is encoded by the coding sequence GTGACGCGAGTCGACTGGCCGCGGGGCTTCCCCCGCACCGGCGCCGGCGACCGCGAACGGAACAACAGCTTCCGCGTCTCGCTCGCAACGGCGTTCGACGACCTCGAGACGGAACTCAACCGCCTCGGCGTCGACGAGGACGGCTACCGGTACAGCTTCGACGCCCAGCAGCGCCAGACCGACCAGCGGCCGTACGCGCGAGCGAACCCCGACGACCCGGGATTCGCGCTCCGCTGGAAGATGGACGGCGCACAATACGCTGTCGCTTGTGACGCCTACACGGCGCTGCGCGACAACGTGCGCGCCATCGGCCTCTATCTCCGTGAGAAGCGGAAGATGGAGAAGCGACCCGTCGAGACCGGCGAAAGCGAGTTCGCGAACGCTCGCCTCCCGCCCGCTGACAAGGACATCGTCGTAGCCAATTCTGTTCGTGGCGCCCACGACGTGCTCAACGTCGCCCCGGATGCGAGCGACGACGAGGTCCGGGCAGCCTACCGCGAGCGGGTGAAAGACGCACACCCGGACAACGGTGGCAGTGACCGCGAGTTCCAGCGAGTCCGTGACGCCAAGGAGGCGATGCTCGGTGAGTAA
- a CDS encoding MarR family winged helix-turn-helix transcriptional regulator, which yields MSTDASADRVDWDALSYVAASDYRCAVVAALDVKGPAIPTTIGQRTDLDLTHVSRTLSELRERDIVKLLVPEERSKGRVYGLTDAGATLAEQTDEVDI from the coding sequence ATGTCCACCGACGCCTCTGCGGACCGCGTCGACTGGGACGCGCTCAGTTACGTCGCGGCCAGCGACTACCGGTGTGCGGTCGTCGCCGCGCTCGACGTCAAGGGCCCCGCGATTCCGACGACCATCGGCCAGCGCACCGACCTGGACCTCACGCACGTCTCGCGTACGCTCTCGGAACTCCGCGAGCGCGACATCGTGAAACTCCTCGTCCCCGAGGAGCGCTCGAAGGGCCGCGTCTACGGGCTCACCGACGCCGGCGCGACACTCGCCGAGCAGACCGACGAGGTGGACATCTGA
- a CDS encoding DUF1801 domain-containing protein, protein MRLDFDLFSGPDESDPVLVVTAITGRSGEKTIVDEELGEIELPDQTPTEEEWERRQKQYQAARRKDDTDGSTAVKAYIAALPGWKREAATRFDEFIEREVPGVRRAVKYHQPFYGIEGQGWFASFSAFSKHVKLTFVCESYLEPKPPSGTAPDRQALDLEETDTLDEEQVGPWVRQAADDPGMGW, encoded by the coding sequence TTGCGGCTGGACTTCGACCTGTTCTCCGGGCCCGACGAGTCAGACCCGGTTCTGGTTGTGACCGCAATCACAGGCCGATCGGGAGAGAAAACCATCGTGGACGAGGAGTTGGGGGAAATCGAACTGCCGGACCAGACTCCGACAGAAGAAGAGTGGGAACGACGGCAAAAACAGTACCAGGCGGCGCGAAGGAAGGACGATACCGATGGGTCAACAGCGGTGAAAGCGTACATCGCAGCGCTGCCGGGTTGGAAGCGCGAGGCCGCGACACGATTCGACGAGTTCATCGAACGCGAAGTGCCTGGTGTGCGCCGCGCCGTGAAGTATCACCAGCCGTTCTATGGCATCGAGGGTCAGGGATGGTTTGCGTCGTTCAGTGCGTTCTCGAAACACGTGAAACTGACATTCGTGTGTGAATCGTACCTCGAACCGAAGCCACCCAGTGGGACGGCTCCGGATAGACAGGCCCTGGACCTGGAGGAGACCGATACGCTGGACGAGGAGCAGGTCGGCCCCTGGGTCCGTCAGGCTGCCGACGACCCGGGGATGGGTTGGTGA
- a CDS encoding ArsR family transcriptional regulator, with the protein MARIELASWMTPVDRDILERLQNSGNRELVLTPRLIAENSDWSRDAVRSHVLHLRENSLIEYYDEEAGIYRLSERGRAWLQGDLPTEDLED; encoded by the coding sequence ATGGCCCGGATTGAACTGGCGTCGTGGATGACTCCGGTAGACAGAGACATCCTCGAACGCCTCCAAAATTCGGGAAACCGAGAACTCGTTTTGACCCCTCGCTTGATTGCTGAGAACTCTGATTGGAGCAGAGACGCGGTTCGTAGTCATGTGCTTCATCTCCGGGAGAACTCTTTAATCGAGTACTACGACGAAGAGGCCGGAATCTACCGGCTCTCCGAGCGCGGTCGTGCGTGGCTTCAGGGCGATCTCCCAACCGAGGACCTCGAGGACTAA